A genomic window from Megalobrama amblycephala isolate DHTTF-2021 linkage group LG2, ASM1881202v1, whole genome shotgun sequence includes:
- the cks2 gene encoding cyclin-dependent kinases regulatory subunit 2, giving the protein MSSTKKQIYYSDKYSDEEYEYRHVMLPKQLSKLVPSSHLMSEEEWRRLGVQQSQGWIHYMIHKPEPHILLFRRPLPKE; this is encoded by the exons ATGTCTTCAACGAAAAAGCAGATTTACTATTCCGACAAGTATTCTGACGAGGAATACGAGTACAG ACATGTTATGCTTCCCAAGCAGCTTTCCAAACTGGTGCCTTCCTCCCACTTAATGTCAGAGGAGGAATGGAGAAGACTGGGAGTCCAGCAAAGTCAGGGCTGGATCCATTACATGATCCATAAACCAG AGCCTCACATTCTGCTATTCCGAAGACCGCTTCCCAAGGAATGA